A window from Streptomyces sp. NBC_00299 encodes these proteins:
- a CDS encoding ABC transporter substrate-binding protein produces MRRIRAAAVGAVTVSLLTAVTACGGGSSTGGGSNDSPKTLTYWASNQGASIEVDKKVLQPELDKFEKQTGIEVKLEVIPWPDLLNRILTATTSGQGPDVLNIGNTWSASLQATGALLPWDEKNFTAIGGKERFVDSALGSTGAQGQDPAAVPLYSMAYALYYNKKLFADAGIAKPPATWDDLVAAGKKLSGDGKWGLGAEGSNPSENIHHVFVFAKQHGADFFTADGKPDFANDGAVDAIKQYVDLMAKDKVIAPGNAEYAQNQSVSDFAKGKTAMLLWQSASANLESQGMSADSYGVAPVPVQSGAPGTDKQVNSIVAGINLAVFKNTDNVDGAKKFVKFMTSDEEQKVLNTAFSSIPPVKGAQSDASFNAGANAVLKDTLAQSAVAMPQVADESQFETAVGTAVKDLFADAAAGRPVTTDSVKAALEKAQQQMPTK; encoded by the coding sequence ATGCGCAGAATCCGAGCCGCGGCCGTCGGTGCCGTCACCGTTTCCCTGCTGACCGCCGTGACCGCCTGCGGTGGCGGCTCGTCGACGGGCGGCGGGTCCAACGACTCACCGAAGACGCTCACCTACTGGGCCTCCAACCAGGGCGCCAGCATCGAGGTCGACAAGAAGGTCCTCCAGCCCGAGCTCGACAAGTTCGAGAAGCAGACCGGGATCGAGGTGAAACTGGAGGTCATCCCCTGGCCGGACCTGCTGAACCGGATCCTCACCGCCACCACCTCGGGCCAGGGCCCCGACGTCCTGAACATCGGCAACACCTGGAGCGCCTCCCTCCAGGCGACCGGCGCGCTGCTGCCGTGGGACGAGAAGAACTTCACCGCGATCGGCGGCAAGGAACGCTTCGTCGACTCCGCGCTCGGCTCGACCGGCGCGCAGGGCCAGGACCCGGCGGCCGTACCGCTGTACTCGATGGCGTACGCGCTCTACTACAACAAGAAGCTGTTCGCCGACGCGGGCATAGCCAAGCCCCCGGCCACCTGGGACGACCTCGTCGCCGCGGGCAAGAAGCTGTCGGGGGACGGCAAGTGGGGCCTGGGCGCCGAGGGTTCGAACCCGTCGGAGAACATCCACCACGTCTTCGTCTTCGCCAAGCAGCACGGTGCCGACTTCTTCACCGCCGACGGCAAGCCCGACTTCGCCAATGACGGCGCGGTCGACGCGATCAAGCAGTACGTCGACCTGATGGCCAAGGACAAGGTCATCGCGCCGGGCAACGCCGAGTACGCCCAGAACCAGTCGGTGAGCGACTTCGCCAAGGGCAAGACCGCGATGCTGCTGTGGCAGAGCGCGTCCGCCAACCTCGAGTCCCAGGGCATGAGCGCGGACTCCTACGGTGTCGCCCCCGTACCGGTGCAGTCCGGCGCTCCCGGGACCGACAAGCAGGTCAACTCCATCGTGGCCGGCATCAACCTCGCCGTGTTCAAGAACACCGACAACGTCGACGGCGCCAAGAAGTTCGTGAAGTTCATGACCAGCGACGAGGAACAGAAGGTCCTGAACACCGCGTTCAGCTCGATCCCGCCGGTGAAGGGCGCCCAGTCGGACGCCTCCTTCAACGCCGGGGCCAACGCCGTCCTCAAGGACACCCTCGCCCAGAGCGCCGTCGCGATGCCGCAGGTCGCCGACGAGTCCCAGTTCGAGACGGCCGTCGGTACGGCCGTGAAGGACCTGTTCGCCGACGCGGCCGCCGGGCGTCCGGTCACCACCGACTCGGTGAAGGCGGCGCTCGAGAAGGCCCAGCAGCAGATGCCGACGAAGTGA
- a CDS encoding ROK family transcriptional regulator, whose protein sequence is MAGRNGRTVRDLRRGNRSVVLQRLYFDGPLSRFELAPATGLSGGSISNVVAELVTDGLVEEAGTVESDGGRPRTLLRVAPAGGHMIGVDVGETRVRVEIFDLTLTELARSERPLERQGYDVEVIVGHIRDGITAVLAETGIAPEQLLGVGIGVPGIVARTPEQGAVVHGQTIGWDAVPLESLLRSTCELPDSVPYFIDNGARALGQAEMWFGAGRGARSAVVVLFGSGVGACLVTQEVEQGRSVEWGHLTVRVRGRRCRCGALGCLDAYAGAEALLDRWREEGGHPPEGTDEETALTAMLAAAHPAEGTEADPAALAVLDEAAEYLGAGLSDLINLFQPERILIGGWAALRLGPRILPAVRRYATAYALRHPAERVSIDLGGLGPDAVTVGAAILPLAEFFAGGGQREIPSGQGGKRPSVAR, encoded by the coding sequence ATGGCAGGGCGGAACGGGCGGACAGTGCGTGACCTGCGACGGGGCAATCGCAGCGTCGTACTGCAACGGTTGTATTTCGACGGCCCGTTGAGCCGCTTCGAACTGGCTCCGGCCACCGGGCTGAGTGGCGGTTCCATCAGCAACGTGGTCGCGGAACTCGTCACCGACGGCCTCGTCGAGGAGGCCGGAACCGTCGAGTCCGACGGCGGCCGTCCCCGCACCCTGCTGCGCGTCGCCCCCGCGGGCGGCCACATGATCGGCGTCGACGTCGGCGAGACCCGCGTACGCGTCGAGATCTTCGACCTCACCCTCACCGAACTCGCCCGCTCCGAAAGGCCGCTGGAGCGCCAGGGCTACGACGTCGAAGTCATCGTCGGGCACATCCGCGACGGCATCACCGCGGTTCTCGCCGAGACGGGCATCGCCCCCGAACAACTCCTCGGCGTGGGCATCGGAGTCCCCGGCATCGTCGCCCGCACCCCTGAACAGGGCGCCGTGGTCCACGGCCAGACGATCGGCTGGGACGCCGTACCACTCGAATCGCTGCTCCGCTCGACGTGCGAACTCCCCGACTCCGTCCCGTACTTCATCGACAACGGCGCCCGGGCCCTCGGCCAGGCCGAGATGTGGTTCGGCGCCGGCCGCGGTGCCCGCAGCGCGGTGGTCGTCCTCTTCGGCTCCGGCGTCGGCGCCTGTCTCGTCACACAGGAGGTGGAGCAGGGCCGGTCCGTCGAGTGGGGGCACCTGACCGTACGGGTCAGGGGGCGCCGCTGCCGCTGCGGCGCCCTCGGATGCCTGGACGCGTACGCGGGCGCGGAGGCCCTCCTCGACCGCTGGCGCGAGGAGGGCGGCCACCCGCCGGAGGGCACCGACGAGGAGACCGCACTGACGGCGATGCTCGCCGCGGCTCACCCCGCCGAGGGCACAGAGGCCGACCCGGCGGCCCTCGCCGTCCTCGACGAGGCCGCCGAGTACCTGGGCGCCGGCCTGTCCGACCTGATCAACCTCTTCCAGCCCGAACGCATCCTCATCGGCGGCTGGGCGGCACTCCGGCTGGGCCCCCGCATCCTGCCCGCCGTACGCCGCTACGCCACCGCCTACGCCCTGCGCCACCCCGCCGAGCGCGTCTCCATCGACCTCGGAGGCCTCGGCCCGGACGCGGTCACGGTCGGCGCTGCGATCCTGCCCCTCGCGGAGTTCTTCGCCGGGGGCGGACAGCGGGAAATTCCATCGGGACAGGGTGGGAAGCGGCCTAGTGTGGCGCGGTGA
- the cpt gene encoding chloramphenicol phosphotransferase CPT — MTTQVIVLNGGSSSGKSGIVRCLQAVLQDPWLAFGVDSFVAALPARMQGADGGITFAPDGGVSVGADFRALDAAWIEGIAAMAHAGARVIVDDVFLGGAGSQQRWQKALGDLAVLWVGVRCDGAVAAGREVARGDRVQGMAALQAHVVHEGVGYDLEVDTTHTESLVCAQTIAARVG, encoded by the coding sequence GTGACTACTCAGGTGATCGTGCTGAATGGCGGTTCCAGCTCGGGGAAGTCCGGGATCGTACGGTGTCTGCAGGCCGTACTGCAGGATCCGTGGCTGGCGTTCGGGGTCGACTCGTTCGTCGCCGCCCTGCCGGCGAGGATGCAGGGGGCGGACGGGGGGATCACGTTCGCGCCGGACGGCGGGGTGAGCGTCGGGGCGGACTTCCGGGCGCTGGACGCGGCCTGGATCGAGGGGATCGCTGCGATGGCCCACGCGGGCGCGAGGGTCATCGTCGACGACGTCTTCCTCGGCGGGGCGGGGTCCCAGCAGCGGTGGCAGAAGGCGCTGGGCGATCTGGCCGTGCTGTGGGTCGGCGTCAGGTGCGACGGCGCGGTCGCCGCGGGCCGTGAGGTCGCACGCGGAGACCGGGTCCAGGGGATGGCCGCGCTCCAGGCGCACGTGGTTCACGAAGGGGTCGGCTACGACCTGGAGGTGGACACGACGCACACCGAGTCCCTGGTGTGCGCGCAAACCATCGCCGCGCGGGTCGGCTGA
- a CDS encoding VOC family protein, which translates to MKIHLTSVFVDDQAKAEHFYTEILGFVKKHDVPVGEKDRWLTVVSPDEPGGTELLLEPAGHPAVKTYRDALVQDGIPLAQFAVDDVQSEYDRLRNLGVRFTQEPLDMGPVTTAVLDDTCGNLIQIATEPQ; encoded by the coding sequence ATGAAGATCCACCTGACCAGCGTCTTCGTCGACGATCAGGCCAAGGCCGAGCACTTCTACACCGAGATCCTCGGCTTCGTGAAGAAGCACGACGTCCCGGTGGGCGAGAAGGACCGCTGGCTGACCGTCGTCTCCCCCGACGAGCCCGGCGGCACCGAACTGCTCTTGGAGCCCGCCGGCCACCCGGCCGTGAAGACCTACCGCGACGCCCTCGTCCAGGACGGCATCCCCCTCGCTCAGTTCGCCGTCGACGACGTCCAGTCGGAGTACGACCGCCTGCGCAACCTCGGCGTCCGTTTCACCCAGGAACCCCTGGACATGGGTCCCGTCACCACGGCAGTCCTCGACGACACCTGCGGCAACCTGATCCAGATCGCCACGGAGCCGCAGTAG
- a CDS encoding ArsR/SmtB family transcription factor, translating into MADDLFKALADPTRRTILDELTEKSGQTLFEICARLSMRHQLGISRQGVSQHLAVLEAAGLVETRREGRYKFHDLNTAPLRQITERWLVRDPSGPEENTP; encoded by the coding sequence GTGGCCGACGACCTTTTCAAAGCCCTGGCCGACCCCACCCGCCGCACGATTCTCGACGAGCTGACGGAGAAGTCCGGGCAGACACTGTTCGAGATCTGTGCGCGGCTGAGCATGAGGCATCAGCTCGGCATCTCGCGTCAGGGGGTCTCCCAGCACCTCGCCGTGCTGGAGGCCGCCGGACTCGTCGAGACCAGGCGGGAGGGCCGCTACAAGTTCCATGACCTGAACACGGCCCCGCTGCGGCAGATCACCGAGCGATGGCTCGTGCGCGATCCATCCGGACCCGAGGAGAACACCCCATGA
- a CDS encoding ATP-binding protein: MATESRGGGKKPPSEEIEDWEAGFDGGFGDVTRARLSAEEFLTTLARSVAPTTPEYRDDILLVVSELAANAIQYAPGPLRLVMRRTFDGVHVTFSDTSTTPPEPRPFHPGDGTGGGIGWYLIHTLCDQVSVVVRDDGKDVHAFLPW; the protein is encoded by the coding sequence ATGGCGACCGAATCGCGTGGGGGCGGGAAGAAACCGCCGTCCGAAGAGATCGAGGACTGGGAGGCAGGGTTTGACGGGGGATTTGGTGATGTGACGAGAGCCCGCCTCAGCGCGGAGGAGTTCCTGACCACGCTCGCGCGGTCGGTCGCGCCGACGACGCCCGAGTACCGGGACGACATCCTGCTCGTCGTCAGCGAGCTGGCGGCCAATGCGATCCAGTACGCCCCCGGGCCGCTGCGGCTGGTGATGCGCAGGACGTTCGACGGGGTGCACGTGACGTTCAGCGACACGAGCACCACGCCACCGGAGCCACGCCCGTTCCACCCCGGCGACGGCACCGGCGGCGGTATCGGCTGGTACCTGATCCACACGCTGTGCGACCAGGTCAGTGTGGTGGTGCGGGACGACGGCAAGGACGTGCACGCGTTCCTGCCCTGGTAG
- a CDS encoding ATP-binding protein, protein MERRPAGDVGTVPARPVPITSAAAARSYVRSVVAEGWRAPSDPASERAVTDLLLVVSELVANAIRHGGGLAGFEVDLLPDAVSLSVHDYSDTVPSAAYGPGTLPLVHEGSGYGWPLIIRLTREIHIERRREGGKTVSVLVPLA, encoded by the coding sequence ATGGAACGCCGTCCGGCCGGGGACGTCGGGACCGTGCCTGCCAGGCCGGTCCCGATCACCAGCGCGGCGGCGGCGCGGAGCTATGTACGGTCGGTCGTGGCGGAGGGATGGCGTGCGCCGTCCGACCCGGCGAGTGAGCGGGCCGTCACGGATCTCCTGCTGGTGGTGTCCGAACTGGTCGCCAACGCGATCCGGCATGGCGGCGGCCTCGCGGGGTTCGAGGTGGACCTGCTGCCCGATGCCGTGAGTCTGAGCGTGCACGACTACAGCGACACCGTGCCCTCCGCGGCCTACGGGCCCGGCACGCTGCCGCTCGTGCACGAGGGCAGCGGGTACGGGTGGCCGCTGATCATCCGCCTGACCCGCGAGATCCACATCGAGCGCCGCCGCGAGGGCGGCAAGACGGTCAGTGTGCTTGTGCCCCTGGCGTGA
- a CDS encoding PRC-barrel domain containing protein has protein sequence MSIDRIWSYRPGSGHQEGRTLAGFKVEAADGVVGHVDRQADDTPLRHLIVDTGVWVFGRSLLIPAGVITGIDMTARLVTVGCTREEAKAAPRFRTDRETLDPEYLSAVGAYYATLPHDSGEPG, from the coding sequence GTGAGCATCGACAGAATCTGGTCGTACCGTCCCGGGAGCGGTCACCAGGAGGGACGGACGCTCGCGGGGTTCAAGGTCGAGGCGGCCGACGGCGTCGTCGGCCATGTGGACCGCCAGGCCGACGACACTCCCCTGCGCCACCTGATCGTCGACACGGGCGTATGGGTTTTCGGCAGGAGTCTGCTGATCCCCGCGGGGGTGATCACCGGCATCGACATGACGGCCCGGCTGGTCACTGTGGGGTGTACCCGTGAGGAGGCCAAGGCGGCTCCCCGTTTCAGGACGGACCGCGAGACGCTCGATCCCGAGTACCTGTCCGCCGTCGGTGCGTACTACGCCACTTTGCCCCATGATTCGGGAGAGCCCGGGTAG
- a CDS encoding DUF5133 domain-containing protein, translating to MLMPHPAMLRRLVEEYEALVAHDGEVEAGTGRRDLRTQDLAYTLCVSTGTREVGQALKVARRLLAAAHDPVAVQVKRRVPTAGPAVDEPSAAQGPAVVG from the coding sequence ATGCTGATGCCCCATCCGGCGATGCTGCGCAGACTCGTCGAGGAGTACGAGGCGCTCGTGGCCCACGACGGCGAGGTCGAGGCCGGCACCGGTCGGCGTGACCTGCGCACCCAGGACCTGGCCTACACGCTGTGCGTGTCGACCGGCACCCGCGAGGTGGGACAGGCCCTCAAGGTCGCCCGTCGCCTGCTCGCCGCCGCACACGACCCCGTCGCGGTACAGGTGAAGCGACGCGTGCCCACGGCGGGCCCGGCAGTCGACGAGCCTTCGGCGGCGCAGGGGCCGGCGGTGGTCGGCTGA
- a CDS encoding SigB/SigF/SigG family RNA polymerase sigma factor, whose product MLVETSAHGSDNSARPRVAGGRVHDDAPDTAAAFTRLAALPEGPERDAVRDELARAWLPMAHRIAGRFRNRGESLDDLRQVAALGLVKAIDRFEPGRGAFESYAVPTITGEIKRHFRDRMWALRVPRRVQELRNKVRIARRDLITASGGSTPSVAEIAARAGLTEEEVNAGLEALDSFSTLSLDAEMSSSDDGFSLADTIGSDEEAYDVVIDREAAKEGLRRLPERERAILYMRFFEDMTQSRIAEQLGISQMHVSRLISRCCAQVREEALDRGNQP is encoded by the coding sequence ATGCTGGTTGAAACGTCCGCACATGGTTCCGACAACTCTGCCCGTCCCCGCGTGGCCGGCGGACGCGTCCACGACGACGCCCCCGACACCGCGGCCGCCTTCACCCGGCTGGCCGCTCTGCCCGAAGGGCCCGAGCGCGACGCCGTACGCGACGAACTGGCCCGGGCGTGGCTGCCCATGGCCCACCGCATCGCCGGCCGCTTCCGCAACCGCGGTGAGTCGCTGGACGATCTGCGCCAGGTCGCGGCCCTCGGACTGGTGAAGGCGATAGACCGGTTCGAGCCGGGACGAGGTGCCTTCGAGAGCTACGCAGTGCCCACCATCACGGGCGAGATCAAGCGGCACTTCCGCGACCGGATGTGGGCCCTGAGGGTTCCCCGCCGCGTCCAGGAGCTGCGCAACAAGGTACGGATCGCACGCCGCGACCTCATCACGGCCTCGGGCGGCTCCACCCCCTCGGTCGCCGAGATCGCCGCCCGTGCGGGGCTGACCGAGGAGGAGGTCAACGCGGGACTGGAGGCGTTGGACAGCTTCAGCACCCTGTCCCTCGACGCCGAGATGTCCTCGAGCGACGACGGCTTCAGCCTCGCCGACACCATCGGCAGCGATGAGGAGGCGTACGACGTCGTCATAGACCGGGAGGCGGCGAAGGAGGGGCTGCGGCGGCTGCCCGAGCGGGAGCGCGCCATCCTGTACATGCGGTTCTTCGAGGACATGACGCAGAGCCGTATCGCCGAGCAGCTGGGGATCTCCCAGATGCATGTCTCCCGTCTCATCAGCCGGTGCTGCGCGCAGGTGCGGGAAGAGGCGCTCGACCGGGGGAACCAGCCGTAA
- a CDS encoding RNA polymerase sigma factor SigF gives MAAVTVAQATATAQETVTTQGAALPRVEEPTRVSPQDARGLSRQFFDRLVMLEEGTHEHQYVRNTLIEMNLSLVRYAASRFRTRGDSLEDVVQVGTIGLIKAIDRFEVAREVEFTTFAVPYIVGEIKRFFRDTSWAVHVPRRLQEARAELAKATEELSSRLGRVPTTRELSELMSLSEEEVIEARKASNCYQSASLDAAVTSDSENGESVLADLLGEEDPSLELVEDFHSLAPLIAGLDERERRIIHLRFVEELTQAQIAEQIGVSQMHVSRLISRIIKQLRAGLLEPGVA, from the coding sequence ATGGCAGCCGTGACGGTGGCGCAGGCAACGGCCACGGCACAGGAGACGGTCACGACGCAGGGGGCGGCGCTGCCGCGGGTCGAGGAGCCGACAAGGGTGAGCCCTCAGGACGCACGTGGGTTGTCGCGTCAGTTCTTCGACCGACTGGTCATGCTGGAAGAGGGCACGCACGAACACCAATACGTACGTAACACGCTGATCGAGATGAACCTCTCGCTGGTGCGGTACGCGGCTTCCCGGTTCCGCACGCGTGGGGACTCGTTGGAGGACGTGGTCCAGGTCGGGACCATCGGGCTGATCAAGGCCATCGACCGCTTCGAGGTCGCGCGGGAGGTCGAGTTCACGACGTTCGCGGTCCCGTACATCGTCGGCGAGATCAAGCGGTTCTTCCGTGACACGAGCTGGGCCGTTCATGTGCCGCGCCGGTTGCAGGAGGCGCGCGCGGAGTTGGCGAAGGCGACCGAGGAACTGAGTTCCCGGCTGGGCCGCGTGCCGACCACCCGCGAACTCTCGGAGCTGATGTCCCTCTCCGAGGAAGAGGTGATCGAGGCCCGCAAGGCCTCCAACTGCTACCAGTCAGCCTCCCTCGACGCGGCCGTCACGTCCGACTCCGAAAACGGCGAGTCCGTTCTGGCCGACCTCCTCGGCGAGGAGGATCCCTCGCTGGAACTCGTCGAGGACTTCCACTCGTTGGCACCCCTGATCGCGGGGCTGGACGAGCGGGAACGCCGGATCATCCATCTGCGCTTCGTCGAGGAGCTCACCCAGGCGCAGATCGCCGAACAGATCGGCGTCTCCCAGATGCATGTCTCGCGCCTCATCAGCCGCATCATCAAGCAACTGCGCGCGGGCTTGTTGGAGCCCGGGGTCGCCTGA
- a CDS encoding ATP-binding protein, whose protein sequence is MSEQYRTGVTKTSTGAGRVRRGPRSPAEARGAVRQVLSEQSLARGAACEPDTLSDALLVASELTTNAMLHGGGVTGFDVEVVGEDLYLSVSDHERRRPVALDPIDRQGRHRCGGRGWPIVCRLSRTVLVSDLPTGGKRVTAVLRLPTECPEWADRA, encoded by the coding sequence ATGAGTGAGCAGTACCGGACCGGTGTCACCAAGACCTCAACGGGCGCGGGCCGTGTGCGCCGGGGGCCGCGGAGTCCGGCGGAGGCGCGCGGCGCTGTGCGGCAGGTCCTGTCCGAACAGTCGCTCGCACGCGGTGCCGCCTGCGAGCCGGACACCCTCTCTGACGCGCTGCTGGTGGCGTCGGAGCTGACGACCAACGCGATGCTGCACGGCGGTGGTGTCACCGGCTTCGACGTCGAGGTCGTCGGCGAGGACCTGTATCTGTCCGTCAGCGACCACGAGCGCCGCCGGCCGGTCGCCCTCGACCCGATCGACCGCCAGGGCCGCCACCGCTGCGGAGGTCGCGGCTGGCCCATCGTCTGCAGGCTGTCCCGCACGGTGCTGGTCTCCGACCTCCCGACGGGCGGCAAGCGCGTCACCGCGGTGCTGCGGCTACCGACGGAGTGCCCGGAGTGGGCCGACAGGGCCTGA
- a CDS encoding STAS domain-containing protein, producing MSVAQNPLSIKVEVPREDAVLLTVEGDLDMDTATELQHHLANQLHHGRRNFILDIAGVPFMDSSGMNIVLRAYQEVREIPGGVYVISPTPAVRRIMDLTGVSITVPIVGSVEEALATADAGPGSEPPATTVE from the coding sequence GTGTCCGTTGCCCAGAATCCCTTGTCGATCAAGGTGGAAGTGCCCCGCGAGGATGCCGTGCTGCTCACGGTCGAGGGCGACCTGGACATGGATACAGCGACTGAGTTGCAGCATCATCTCGCGAACCAGCTGCACCATGGCCGACGGAACTTCATCCTGGACATCGCCGGCGTCCCCTTCATGGACTCGTCCGGCATGAACATCGTCCTGCGGGCCTATCAGGAGGTACGGGAGATTCCGGGGGGTGTGTATGTGATCTCCCCGACGCCCGCCGTCCGGCGGATCATGGATCTCACCGGTGTCAGCATCACCGTCCCGATCGTGGGGAGTGTCGAGGAGGCACTCGCCACCGCGGACGCGGGGCCGGGGTCAGAGCCTCCGGCCACCACTGTGGAGTGA
- a CDS encoding MarR family winged helix-turn-helix transcriptional regulator translates to MTSSYSQPRPDEVARVTSEAAELLEVLWGRASTAPVSASQIRVLFILEHSDGINLRMLAEALGSTPPSTSRLCDRLQAVGFVERAPSASSRRELRLHLSRRGRTFLTELRARREAALQSVLEQMPATKRTALLEGLEAFCAAASAEIHEGDEASDVRSA, encoded by the coding sequence GTGACTTCCTCCTACTCGCAACCGCGGCCGGACGAGGTGGCGCGTGTGACCTCCGAGGCCGCCGAGTTGCTGGAGGTCTTGTGGGGCCGGGCCTCGACGGCGCCGGTGTCCGCCTCCCAGATCCGCGTGCTGTTCATCCTGGAGCACAGCGACGGCATCAACCTGCGCATGCTCGCCGAGGCCCTCGGCTCCACGCCGCCGTCGACCAGCCGGCTGTGCGACCGCCTGCAGGCGGTCGGCTTCGTCGAGCGGGCACCCAGCGCCTCCAGCCGCCGCGAGCTGCGGCTGCATCTGAGCCGCCGCGGACGGACCTTTCTGACCGAGCTGCGCGCGCGACGCGAAGCCGCGCTGCAGTCGGTACTGGAGCAGATGCCCGCCACCAAGCGGACCGCCCTGCTGGAGGGCCTGGAGGCGTTCTGCGCCGCGGCGTCCGCGGAGATCCACGAAGGCGACGAGGCCTCCGACGTCAGGAGCGCCTGA
- a CDS encoding PP2C family protein-serine/threonine phosphatase has protein sequence MNRFVAAERALRSAAPHQLVDAVREVLCNDYAAKTVQLYLADYGLATLQAVHTAPSPPESVPAYGTPAGRAFGSQEPFVEKLNDGRVRLHLPVTVRGDRLGVLAVTMPSADQAEECLDELAEVAKVLGHEVIVADRDTDLYVRARRTDRLTLAAEMQWQLLPGRSCTRPEYAVGAQLEPAYAIFGDNFDWSADADRLMIYVTNGMGEGIEASLLTNLGINALRNARRAGLSIADQAALADQAVYAQYRGDAHLSVLLLDLDLHTGRLQVVDAGSPQMLRLRGRTVTAVEFDAQLPLGMFEETDYVAQQVVEMEPGDRLILASDGVYAVAAPGGGEQYGERALARAIVSTSLLPAAEVPRAVLRELAGHRGTPVPDDDALVVCLDWFGPRQAS, from the coding sequence GTGAACAGATTCGTGGCAGCCGAGCGGGCACTTCGCTCCGCGGCCCCGCACCAACTGGTGGACGCGGTCCGCGAAGTACTGTGCAACGACTACGCGGCGAAGACCGTCCAGCTCTACCTGGCCGACTACGGCCTCGCCACGCTCCAGGCCGTCCACACGGCTCCGAGCCCGCCCGAGTCCGTGCCCGCGTACGGCACGCCCGCCGGACGGGCCTTCGGGTCCCAGGAACCCTTCGTCGAGAAGCTGAACGACGGCCGGGTGCGCCTGCACCTGCCGGTGACCGTACGGGGTGACCGACTGGGCGTCCTGGCCGTTACGATGCCCTCGGCGGACCAGGCCGAGGAGTGCCTGGACGAACTGGCCGAGGTGGCGAAGGTGCTGGGGCACGAAGTGATCGTCGCCGACAGGGACACCGATCTGTACGTCCGGGCGCGCCGCACCGACCGCCTCACCCTGGCGGCGGAGATGCAGTGGCAACTCCTGCCGGGCCGCTCCTGCACCCGCCCCGAGTACGCGGTCGGCGCCCAACTGGAACCCGCCTACGCGATCTTCGGCGACAACTTCGACTGGTCCGCCGACGCCGACCGGCTGATGATCTACGTCACCAACGGCATGGGCGAGGGCATCGAGGCCTCCCTCCTGACCAACCTGGGCATCAACGCCCTGCGCAACGCACGCCGTGCGGGCCTGTCCATCGCCGACCAGGCCGCACTCGCCGACCAGGCCGTCTACGCCCAGTACCGCGGAGACGCCCACCTGTCCGTGCTCCTGCTCGACCTCGACCTGCACACCGGCAGGCTCCAGGTCGTCGACGCCGGCTCCCCGCAGATGCTGCGCCTGCGCGGCCGTACCGTCACCGCCGTCGAGTTCGATGCGCAGTTGCCCCTCGGCATGTTCGAGGAGACGGACTATGTCGCCCAACAGGTCGTCGAAATGGAGCCCGGGGATCGGCTCATCCTCGCCAGCGACGGGGTGTACGCCGTCGCCGCACCCGGTGGTGGTGAGCAGTACGGGGAGCGCGCTCTCGCCCGGGCCATCGTGTCCACCAGCCTGCTGCCCGCGGCCGAGGTCCCCCGCGCCGTTCTGAGAGAACTGGCCGGTCACCGGGGCACACCCGTGCCCGACGACGATGCGCTCGTGGTCTGCCTGGACTGGTTCGGGCCCCGGCAGGCATCGTGA